In one Streptomyces sp. NBC_01288 genomic region, the following are encoded:
- a CDS encoding Na+/H+ antiporter, with translation MDQLALLFVLLLGAVVSVPLGDRFGLPAPVLMTLLGIVLAVADFVPNVNVPPDLILPLLLPPLLYAAVRRTSWRQFTANIRPIFLLAVALVFVTTLAVAVVASAIVPGLPIAAAVALGALVAPPDPVAATAVAGQLGLPRRLVSILEGEGLFNDVTAIVLYHVAIAAAVSGSFEFWRAGLDFVLSAVVAVAVGVALGWATNKLMSALDDATLQIGLTLLVPYASYVLADELHGSGVLAVLTTALFLAEYSLGADDVLTRLAGATVWDVVDTLVTGVAFGLIGLELHNAIRTASGRWGEMLGWAGAIVGVVVVVRLAWLLPATWLTKRLHAKRDYDEEIPTSWRETVIMWWAGMRGVASVALALAIPLTMDDGSAFPDRDEIVFIAFGVIMATLVLQGLTLPWLVKRLGVRADTDSEKAFEKELAVRAAKAAKRRLREIEDVEELPEEVSEQLLRRAFDIGVRISPEVGDGERREAYEKRVKRVKRMRRIQGEMMSAARHEVLAARSEPGADPEIVDRVLRHLDVRSLR, from the coding sequence GTGGATCAATTGGCCCTGCTTTTCGTCCTGTTGCTCGGGGCCGTGGTGAGCGTCCCACTGGGGGACCGGTTCGGTCTGCCGGCGCCGGTGCTCATGACCCTCCTCGGGATAGTCCTCGCGGTGGCCGACTTCGTGCCGAACGTGAACGTCCCGCCCGACCTGATCCTGCCCCTGCTGCTGCCACCCCTGCTGTACGCGGCCGTACGGCGCACCTCCTGGCGGCAGTTCACGGCCAACATCCGGCCCATCTTCCTGCTGGCCGTGGCGCTGGTCTTCGTCACCACCCTCGCCGTGGCGGTCGTCGCCAGCGCGATCGTGCCGGGGCTGCCGATCGCGGCCGCCGTCGCGCTCGGTGCGCTGGTGGCGCCGCCCGACCCGGTCGCCGCGACCGCGGTCGCGGGGCAGCTCGGGCTGCCGCGGCGGCTGGTGTCGATCCTGGAGGGCGAGGGCCTCTTCAACGACGTGACGGCCATCGTGCTGTACCACGTCGCGATTGCCGCCGCTGTCAGCGGGAGCTTCGAGTTCTGGCGCGCCGGGCTCGACTTCGTGCTGTCCGCCGTCGTCGCCGTAGCGGTCGGAGTGGCCCTGGGATGGGCCACGAACAAGCTGATGTCCGCCCTCGACGACGCCACCCTCCAGATCGGGCTGACCCTCCTGGTGCCGTACGCCTCGTACGTCCTGGCCGACGAACTGCACGGCTCCGGGGTGCTCGCCGTGCTCACCACCGCGCTGTTCCTGGCGGAGTACTCCCTGGGCGCCGATGACGTGTTGACCCGGCTCGCAGGGGCGACCGTGTGGGATGTCGTGGACACGCTGGTCACCGGGGTCGCGTTCGGGCTCATCGGGCTCGAACTGCACAACGCGATCCGTACGGCGTCCGGGCGGTGGGGCGAGATGCTCGGCTGGGCCGGGGCGATCGTCGGGGTCGTGGTGGTCGTACGGCTGGCGTGGTTGCTGCCGGCGACCTGGCTGACGAAACGGCTGCACGCCAAGCGGGACTACGACGAGGAGATCCCGACGTCCTGGCGGGAGACCGTGATCATGTGGTGGGCTGGGATGCGCGGGGTGGCGTCCGTGGCGCTGGCGCTGGCGATTCCGCTGACCATGGACGACGGGTCGGCGTTCCCGGACCGGGACGAGATCGTGTTCATCGCGTTCGGGGTGATCATGGCGACGCTGGTGCTTCAGGGGCTCACCTTGCCGTGGCTGGTGAAGCGGCTCGGGGTGCGGGCCGACACCGACAGCGAGAAGGCGTTCGAGAAGGAACTGGCGGTGCGGGCGGCGAAGGCCGCGAAGCGGCGGCTGCGGGAGATCGAGGATGTCGAGGAACTGCCGGAGGAGGTGTCCGAGCAGTTGTTGCGGCGGGCGTTCGACATCGGGGTGCGGATCTCTCCCGAGGTGGGGGACGGGGAGCGGCGGGAGGCGTACGAGAAGCGGGTGAAGCGGGTGAAGCGGATGCGGCGGATCCAGGGGGAGATGATGAGCGCGGCTCGGCATGAGGTGTTGGCGGCGCGGAGCGAACCCGGGGCGGATCCGGAGATCGTGGACCGGGTGCTTCGGCATTTGGATGTGCGTAGCTTGAGGTGA
- a CDS encoding SDR family NAD(P)-dependent oxidoreductase has protein sequence MARNVVISGGGTGIGLAAAHAFAGDGDRVLLLGRRREVLEKTGVPGALTYAGDLSEPEVVRGVGRFVAEEFGTVDVLVHGAGGTGALEPGSASDDPLDRVAHDWTVNFRINTLSAALLTEALKPRLAEPGGRVLFVSSIAAYRGSGSGAYGGAKAALHPYAYDLARDLGPRGITVNVVAPGYIEDTEFFGPQIDPARRERLINDTSTGRAGTPGDVAATLHWLASPAAGHVTSQVIQVNGGAERGR, from the coding sequence ATGGCTCGCAACGTTGTAATCAGTGGTGGTGGTACGGGAATTGGGCTCGCCGCGGCGCATGCCTTCGCGGGTGACGGGGATCGGGTGTTGCTCCTCGGCCGTCGGCGCGAGGTGTTGGAGAAGACCGGAGTGCCGGGGGCGCTGACGTACGCCGGGGATCTGAGTGAGCCCGAAGTCGTTCGCGGGGTCGGGCGGTTCGTCGCCGAGGAGTTCGGGACCGTGGATGTGCTGGTGCACGGCGCGGGCGGTACCGGGGCGTTGGAACCGGGGAGCGCGAGCGATGATCCGCTGGACCGCGTCGCGCACGACTGGACCGTCAACTTCCGCATCAACACCCTCAGCGCCGCGCTGCTCACCGAGGCGCTGAAGCCGCGGCTCGCGGAGCCGGGCGGGCGGGTGCTGTTCGTCAGTTCCATCGCCGCGTACCGGGGTTCGGGGAGCGGGGCGTACGGCGGGGCCAAGGCCGCGTTGCATCCGTACGCCTATGACCTGGCCCGGGATCTCGGCCCGCGCGGCATCACTGTGAACGTGGTCGCGCCCGGGTACATCGAGGACACCGAGTTCTTCGGGCCGCAGATCGATCCCGCCCGGCGTGAACGGCTCATCAACGACACGTCGACCGGGCGGGCCGGTACGCCAGGGGATGTCGCCGCGACCTTGCACTGGCTCGCGTCCCCGGCTGCCGGGCATGTGACTTCGCAGGTGATTCAGGTCAATGGCGGGGCTGAACGGGGGCGTTGA
- a CDS encoding mechanosensitive ion channel family protein, with product MENVLRPLIVIGGSVVLTLLIGWVTDLLLRKADARHDDTTLWGLLRRGRVPYQLVLCAAFLRASYDQAQLLEEHRIGIGQTLTLVLIGATAWLMIRVAAAIVESSYARYARASRDAARVRRVRTQVTLITRVVAAIVGVVAVAAMLLTFPAMRAAGASLLASAGVLGIVAGVAAQSTLANLFAGLQIAFGDMVRIGDTVVVDGEWGTIEEITLTFLTVRTWDERRITMPVSYFTSKPFENWSRGTPQMTGIVYFQVDHSAPVDAMRTQLREILRACPAWDGRSYGLVVTDTTPNTMEVRALVTAKDADDIWTVRVTVREQMIRWLYVEHPYALPRVNTADAAPIPGEDPSPNGGGGGIGRAAHEPPGGNRG from the coding sequence ATGGAGAACGTACTGCGCCCGCTGATCGTCATCGGCGGCTCCGTCGTCCTCACGCTGCTCATCGGCTGGGTCACCGACCTGCTGCTGCGCAAGGCGGACGCCCGGCACGACGACACCACGCTGTGGGGCCTGCTGCGCCGAGGCCGGGTCCCGTACCAGCTCGTCCTCTGCGCGGCCTTCCTCAGAGCCTCCTACGACCAGGCACAACTGCTGGAGGAACACCGGATCGGCATCGGCCAGACCCTGACCCTGGTGCTGATCGGCGCCACCGCGTGGCTGATGATCCGGGTTGCGGCGGCGATCGTGGAGTCGTCGTACGCGCGCTACGCCCGCGCCTCCCGCGACGCGGCCCGGGTCCGCCGGGTCCGGACCCAGGTGACGCTGATCACGCGGGTGGTGGCCGCGATCGTCGGCGTGGTTGCGGTCGCCGCGATGCTGCTGACGTTCCCCGCGATGCGGGCGGCCGGCGCGTCCCTGCTGGCCTCGGCGGGCGTCCTGGGCATCGTCGCCGGTGTCGCTGCCCAGTCCACGCTCGCCAACCTCTTCGCGGGACTCCAGATCGCCTTCGGCGACATGGTCCGCATCGGGGACACGGTGGTGGTGGACGGCGAGTGGGGCACGATCGAGGAGATCACCCTCACCTTCCTCACGGTCCGCACCTGGGACGAACGCCGGATCACCATGCCGGTGTCGTACTTCACGTCCAAGCCCTTCGAGAACTGGTCCCGCGGCACCCCCCAAATGACCGGCATCGTCTATTTCCAGGTCGACCACTCGGCCCCGGTGGACGCGATGCGCACCCAGCTCCGCGAAATCCTCCGCGCCTGCCCGGCTTGGGACGGCCGCAGCTACGGCCTCGTCGTCACCGACACGACCCCGAACACGATGGAAGTCCGGGCCCTGGTCACGGCAAAGGACGCGGACGACATCTGGACGGTACGGGTCACCGTCCGCGAACAGATGATCCGCTGGCTGTACGTGGAGCACCCATACGCGCTCCCCCGCGTCAACACGGCGGACGCGGCACCGATCCCGGGGGAGGATCCGTCACCGAATGGTGGGGGTGGGGGCATCGGGCGTGCGGCGCATGAGCCTCCGGGGGGTAATCGGGGGTGA
- a CDS encoding dienelactone hydrolase family protein, whose translation MNIMLFHSTYGLRPAVRDAAERLRAAGHEVWTPDLFEGRTFETVEEGMTFNDGIGKDELLKRAVLAAAPYSERGLVYAGFSLGASVAQTLALGDEKALGLLLLHGTSDIAANASVDDLPVQLHVAEPDQFETDDWLSSWYLQMGRAGADVEIYRYAGAGHLYTDPDLPDYDEEAAEATWRVALGFLETL comes from the coding sequence ATGAACATCATGCTCTTCCACTCCACGTACGGTCTCCGGCCGGCGGTGCGTGACGCCGCCGAGCGGCTGCGCGCGGCGGGCCACGAGGTGTGGACCCCGGACCTCTTCGAGGGGCGTACGTTCGAGACGGTCGAGGAGGGCATGACCTTCAACGACGGGATCGGCAAGGACGAGCTGCTGAAGCGGGCCGTGCTGGCCGCCGCCCCCTACTCCGAGCGCGGGCTCGTCTACGCCGGGTTCTCGCTCGGCGCCTCCGTCGCGCAGACCCTCGCCCTCGGCGACGAGAAGGCGCTGGGGCTGCTCCTCCTGCACGGCACCTCGGACATCGCGGCCAACGCCTCCGTCGACGACCTGCCGGTGCAACTGCACGTCGCCGAGCCCGACCAGTTCGAGACCGACGACTGGCTCAGCTCCTGGTATCTCCAGATGGGCAGGGCGGGCGCCGACGTCGAGATCTACCGGTACGCCGGGGCCGGCCACCTGTACACCGACCCCGACCTCCCGGACTACGACGAGGAGGCCGCCGAGGCCACCTGGCGGGTGGCCCTCGGTTTCCTGGAGACCCTCTAA
- a CDS encoding alkaline phosphatase D family protein: protein MTSRYRAPESVNSPSPRRRTVVKAAAATAVLTGPLLAALPAKAATDTPSFLHGVASGDPLPDGVLLWTRVTPTAEAVPGSGLGPDTEVSWTVATDKAFTNVVSRGSLTATTASDHTVKADIRGLAPATDYWFRFSADGTDSPAARTRTAPAADATVTGLRFGVVTCANWEAGYFSSYRHLAARNDLDAWLHLGDYIYEYKSGEYAARGTVVRPHAPLNEIITLADYRTRHGKYKTDPDLQALHTKAPVIAIWDDHEFADNAWSGGAVNHTEGAEGTWTARQAAAKQAYFEWMPVRPAIAGTTYRRLRFGKLADLSLLDLRSFRSQQASSGSGSVDDPDRTITGRAQLDWLKAGLKASDTKWRLVGNSVMIAPFVVGALSADLLKPLAKLLDLPQEGLAVNTDQWDGYTDDRRELLAHLRSNAIGNTVFLTGDIHMSWANDVPVDAGTYPLSPSAATEFVITSVTSDNLDDIVKVPEGTVSALAAPVIQLANRHVHWVDTDRHGYGVLDITADRAQMDYYVLSDRTSATATSSWERSYRTRSGTQKVERTYDPV, encoded by the coding sequence GTGACCAGTCGATACAGAGCACCCGAGAGCGTCAACTCGCCCTCCCCGCGCCGCCGTACGGTCGTCAAGGCCGCGGCCGCCACCGCCGTCCTGACCGGCCCGCTGCTCGCAGCGCTGCCCGCCAAGGCCGCCACCGACACCCCCTCCTTCCTGCACGGCGTCGCCTCCGGAGACCCGCTCCCGGACGGCGTCCTGCTGTGGACCCGGGTGACGCCCACCGCCGAGGCGGTCCCCGGCTCGGGGCTCGGCCCGGACACCGAGGTGAGCTGGACCGTGGCCACCGACAAGGCGTTCACGAACGTCGTCTCCAGGGGCTCCCTCACCGCGACGACCGCCTCCGACCACACCGTCAAGGCCGACATCCGCGGCCTGGCCCCGGCCACCGACTACTGGTTCCGCTTCTCGGCCGACGGCACCGACTCCCCGGCGGCGCGCACCCGCACCGCGCCGGCGGCGGACGCGACCGTGACCGGCCTGCGCTTCGGCGTCGTCACCTGCGCCAACTGGGAGGCGGGCTACTTCTCGTCGTACCGCCACCTCGCGGCCCGCAACGACCTGGACGCCTGGCTCCATCTCGGCGACTACATCTACGAGTACAAGTCGGGCGAGTACGCGGCGCGAGGCACGGTCGTACGGCCGCACGCGCCCCTGAACGAGATCATCACGCTCGCCGACTACCGCACCCGGCACGGCAAGTACAAGACCGACCCGGACCTCCAGGCGCTGCACACCAAAGCACCGGTCATCGCGATCTGGGACGACCACGAGTTCGCGGACAACGCCTGGTCCGGCGGCGCGGTCAACCACACCGAGGGCGCCGAAGGCACTTGGACGGCCCGTCAAGCGGCCGCGAAACAGGCGTACTTCGAGTGGATGCCGGTACGCCCGGCGATCGCGGGCACCACCTACCGCCGCCTGCGCTTCGGCAAGCTGGCGGACCTCTCGCTCCTCGACCTGCGCTCCTTCCGTTCGCAGCAGGCGAGTTCGGGCAGCGGTTCGGTCGACGACCCGGACCGTACGATCACGGGCCGCGCCCAACTCGACTGGCTGAAGGCCGGGTTGAAGGCGTCGGACACCAAGTGGCGGCTGGTCGGCAACTCGGTGATGATCGCGCCGTTCGTCGTCGGCGCGCTCTCCGCCGACCTGTTGAAACCGCTCGCCAAGCTGCTGGACCTGCCGCAGGAGGGGCTCGCCGTCAACACCGACCAGTGGGACGGCTACACCGACGACCGCCGTGAACTCCTCGCCCACCTGCGCTCGAACGCCATCGGCAACACGGTCTTCCTCACCGGCGACATCCACATGTCCTGGGCCAACGACGTACCGGTGGACGCAGGCACTTACCCGCTCTCGCCCTCTGCGGCAACGGAGTTCGTGATCACGTCCGTCACCTCCGACAACCTCGACGACATCGTGAAGGTCCCCGAGGGCACGGTCTCCGCGCTCGCCGCACCGGTCATCCAGCTCGCCAACCGGCACGTCCACTGGGTCGACACGGACCGCCACGGCTACGGCGTCCTGGACATCACGGCCGACCGGGCACAGATGGACTACTACGTCCTGTCCGACCGCACGTCGGCGACCGCGACCTCGTCCTGGGAGCGGTCGTACCGGACGCGGAGCGGCACGCAGAAGGTGGAGCGGACGTACGACCCGGTGTAG
- a CDS encoding thioredoxin domain-containing protein, which translates to MSKRNSAAAKTQARERLRAEREKQAKRAKVRRQLIVAGSVVAVLAIAGGIGYAVVQNNKPGYWESAKDDKLVKPANTTGTNGTTVVLGKSTAKKTLVMYEDPRCPICAQFEQTVGSTVKSDFDAGKFKIQYVGATFIDNKDNGEGSKNALSAMGAALNVSPEAFLEYKTALYSTKYHPDETTDKFKDDAYLIKVANTVSALKNNAAFQKAVKAGTYDKWALDMSATFDKSGVTGTPTLKMDGKTLTGSDGTNAPMSVADFTTAITAALKA; encoded by the coding sequence ATGAGCAAGCGGAACAGCGCGGCGGCCAAGACGCAGGCCCGTGAGCGGCTGCGCGCCGAGCGCGAGAAGCAGGCCAAGCGCGCCAAGGTCAGGCGGCAACTCATAGTCGCCGGTTCGGTCGTCGCGGTCCTCGCGATAGCCGGCGGCATCGGCTACGCGGTCGTACAGAACAACAAGCCCGGCTACTGGGAGTCGGCGAAGGACGACAAGCTCGTCAAGCCGGCCAACACCACCGGCACCAACGGCACGACGGTCGTCCTCGGCAAGAGCACCGCCAAGAAGACCCTGGTCATGTACGAGGACCCGCGCTGCCCGATCTGCGCCCAGTTCGAGCAGACCGTCGGCTCGACCGTGAAGAGCGACTTCGACGCCGGCAAGTTCAAGATCCAGTACGTCGGTGCCACGTTCATCGACAACAAGGACAACGGCGAGGGCTCCAAGAACGCGCTGAGCGCCATGGGCGCCGCGCTGAACGTCAGCCCCGAGGCGTTCCTTGAGTACAAGACCGCGCTGTACTCGACGAAGTACCACCCGGACGAGACGACCGACAAGTTCAAGGACGACGCGTACCTGATCAAGGTCGCGAACACGGTCTCCGCCCTGAAGAACAACGCGGCCTTCCAGAAGGCCGTGAAGGCCGGCACCTACGACAAGTGGGCGCTGGACATGTCGGCGACGTTCGACAAGAGCGGGGTGACCGGCACGCCGACCCTGAAGATGGACGGCAAGACGCTGACCGGCTCGGACGGCACGAACGCGCCGATGTCGGTGGCCGACTTCACCACGGCGATCACGGCGGCCCTCAAGGCCTGA
- a CDS encoding DUF2252 domain-containing protein, with translation MSVPQLNDEHRGEEILAVFDTAFGELLAADPAAFRVKFRKMAASAFAFYRGTACLFYHDLDAEKRGGPYLDDRTSRVWIHGDLHAENFGTYMDSNGRLVFNVNDFDEAYVGPFTWDLKRFAASVALIGYAKALSDEQITELVQVYAGAYRERVHALATGAKSDEVPPFTLDTADGPLLGALRTARSLTRFELLDSMTEIRDFERRFAPGGGSIELDAATRYKVLAAFDGYLETLPESSLDHPDSYRVKDVVGRRGIGIGSAGLPSYNILLEGNSDALENDVVIYIKQAQTPAVSRHITDSAIRDYFQHEGHRTVISQRALQAHADPWLGWTELGGTGQLVAEVSPYAVDLDWSDIDDPEEIAAVVADLGRATATMHAAADDQSGESLVPFSTERAIDAAIAADEDGFAGVLVDFAHSYGARARADHQTFVDLFRNGRIPGL, from the coding sequence ATGTCGGTTCCGCAGCTCAACGACGAGCACCGCGGCGAGGAGATCCTTGCCGTCTTCGACACCGCCTTCGGCGAGCTCCTGGCCGCCGACCCGGCCGCGTTCCGCGTGAAGTTCCGGAAGATGGCAGCTTCGGCGTTCGCGTTCTACCGGGGCACGGCGTGCCTCTTCTACCACGACCTCGACGCGGAGAAGCGGGGCGGCCCGTACCTGGACGACCGCACCTCGCGCGTGTGGATCCACGGCGACCTGCACGCAGAGAACTTCGGCACCTACATGGACTCGAACGGCCGGCTGGTCTTCAACGTCAACGACTTCGACGAGGCCTACGTCGGCCCGTTCACCTGGGACCTCAAGCGCTTCGCCGCCTCCGTCGCGCTGATCGGGTACGCGAAGGCGCTCAGTGACGAGCAGATCACCGAGCTGGTGCAGGTCTACGCGGGCGCGTACCGCGAGCGGGTGCACGCGCTGGCGACCGGCGCGAAGAGCGACGAGGTGCCGCCGTTCACGCTGGACACGGCCGACGGCCCGCTCCTGGGCGCACTGCGCACCGCCCGCTCGCTGACCCGCTTCGAGCTGCTGGACTCGATGACCGAGATCCGCGACTTCGAGCGCCGGTTCGCGCCGGGCGGCGGCTCCATCGAACTGGACGCGGCGACCCGCTACAAGGTCCTCGCGGCCTTCGACGGCTACCTGGAGACGCTTCCCGAGTCCTCCCTGGACCACCCCGACTCCTACCGCGTCAAGGACGTCGTCGGCCGCCGGGGCATCGGCATCGGCTCGGCCGGACTGCCGTCGTACAACATCCTTCTGGAGGGCAACAGCGACGCCCTGGAGAACGATGTGGTGATCTACATCAAGCAGGCCCAGACACCGGCCGTCTCGCGGCACATCACGGACTCGGCGATCCGGGACTACTTCCAGCACGAGGGCCACCGCACGGTGATCTCCCAGCGCGCCCTCCAGGCGCACGCGGACCCGTGGCTGGGCTGGACCGAGCTGGGCGGGACCGGGCAGTTGGTCGCCGAGGTCTCGCCGTACGCGGTGGACCTGGACTGGAGCGACATCGACGACCCGGAGGAGATCGCCGCCGTCGTCGCCGACCTCGGGCGGGCCACGGCCACGATGCACGCGGCGGCCGACGACCAGTCCGGCGAGTCCCTGGTGCCGTTCTCCACGGAGCGGGCCATCGACGCGGCGATCGCGGCCGACGAGGACGGCTTCGCGGGCGTGCTCGTCGACTTCGCGCACAGCTACGGCGCACGCGCGCGTGCCGACCACCAGACCTTCGTCGACCTGTTCCGCAACGGCCGGATTCCGGGTCTGTAA